In Edaphobacter paludis, a single window of DNA contains:
- a CDS encoding GNAT family N-acetyltransferase — MFETRLATAADAELIGQQRNMMFIDAGQADEVLTQKVFAKFVPWVRPKLEDGSYVGWLVSKDGVVVAGAGMLLMDFPPHWMDPEPVRAYLLNFYVNPEFRGHGLAYRLLKIAVAEARRRGIKVISLHASKFGKPLYERNGFKATNEMFLVE, encoded by the coding sequence ATGTTTGAGACCAGATTAGCTACAGCGGCGGATGCGGAGTTGATTGGGCAGCAGCGGAACATGATGTTTATCGACGCGGGGCAGGCTGACGAGGTGCTGACGCAGAAGGTATTTGCGAAGTTTGTTCCGTGGGTGCGCCCGAAGCTGGAGGACGGGAGCTATGTGGGCTGGCTGGTCTCGAAGGATGGTGTTGTGGTGGCGGGCGCGGGAATGCTGCTGATGGATTTTCCGCCGCACTGGATGGATCCCGAGCCTGTGCGTGCGTATCTGCTGAATTTCTATGTCAATCCTGAATTTCGTGGGCATGGACTGGCGTATCGACTGCTAAAGATTGCGGTCGCAGAGGCGCGACGGCGAGGGATCAAGGTAATTTCGCTGCATGCATCGAAGTTCGGCAAGCCACTGTATGAGCGCAACGGATTCAAGGCGACGAATGAGATGTTTCTGGTGGAGTAA
- a CDS encoding catalase family peroxidase, translating into MPLPNDEKLLALSNDLLKQFETIFGEHPGFRPAHAKGTMLTGTFTPSSSAASLSRAPHILRSSTPITVRFSNSTGLPLIPDNDPNASPHGLAIRFHLAEHTHTDIISHSTDGFPTHTGEEFLEFLRAVAASGPSAAHPTPIETFLGTHPAALAFVQAAKPNPSSFARESYFGVSAMRFTNREGVRRYGRYRIIPEAGNDFLDDAAAAARSANYLFDEIAERVAKGPIKFRILVQLANAGDATDDATIHWPEDRTQLELGTLSLTKPVADNAHEQQHIIFDPIPRVDGIEPSDDPLLELRAAVYLISGRRRRSAPEQ; encoded by the coding sequence ATGCCGCTTCCCAACGACGAAAAACTTCTAGCCCTCAGCAACGATCTGCTCAAGCAGTTTGAAACCATCTTCGGCGAACATCCCGGCTTCCGCCCCGCCCATGCTAAAGGCACCATGCTGACGGGCACATTTACGCCCTCATCCAGCGCCGCCTCCCTCAGCCGCGCTCCCCATATACTGCGCTCTTCCACCCCAATCACCGTGCGATTCTCCAACTCCACCGGCCTCCCGCTGATCCCCGACAACGACCCCAACGCCAGCCCGCACGGCCTCGCCATCCGCTTCCACCTCGCCGAGCACACCCATACCGACATCATCAGTCACTCCACCGACGGCTTCCCCACTCACACCGGGGAGGAGTTTCTGGAATTTCTTCGCGCCGTCGCCGCCAGCGGGCCCTCCGCCGCGCACCCCACACCCATTGAGACCTTCCTCGGCACCCACCCCGCCGCCCTAGCCTTTGTGCAGGCAGCCAAGCCCAACCCCTCCAGCTTCGCCCGCGAATCCTACTTCGGCGTCAGCGCCATGCGATTCACCAACCGGGAGGGCGTTCGCCGCTACGGGCGCTATCGCATCATTCCTGAAGCAGGCAACGACTTCCTAGACGACGCAGCAGCCGCAGCGAGGAGTGCCAACTACCTCTTCGACGAGATCGCCGAAAGAGTAGCCAAAGGCCCCATCAAATTCCGCATCCTGGTCCAACTCGCCAACGCGGGAGACGCCACCGACGACGCCACGATCCATTGGCCCGAGGACCGCACCCAGCTTGAACTCGGTACTCTTAGCCTCACCAAACCGGTCGCCGACAACGCCCACGAACAGCAGCACATCATCTTCGATCCCATCCCGCGGGTGGATGGAATCGAACCATCAGACGACCCCCTGCTCGAGCTGCGCGCCGCCGTCTACCTCATCAGCGGACGCCGCCGCCGCAGCGCCCCCGAACAATAG
- a CDS encoding mismatch repair protein, with product MIITTVPAPIASSPSEEYSQRQQAREAAVVHFEKVHRSLGNLRLLLVMAALFLAWWSLYRHAVSAWCLLLPAAAFVAVAAYHAKILRRQSQAQRAADVYRKGIARIEDRWIGTGQQAPRAEAATSLYATDLDLFGEDSLFELLSQARTCMGEDTLTHWLLSPSPVGEIRERHAAIAELRSRLDLREDIAVLGEDGEKLKTGVHPKALLHWAEQPIQLKQQSLRWTALLLAILAIAGAIVWGETGIKTPFFLVLVIEAFIAFSLKAQLNKVFSGTDRALADLQLLSSLLARIEREPFHSPRLQALKQDLSSHTIFGSKAIAHLKTIVQYIESRDNFFVRLLDVPLMYSVQVAFAAEAWRNAHGKAVGSWLSAVGEIEALLSIATYSYEHPTDPFPEFLEGSPSFHAEELGHPLIPAAKCVRNTVSISGKTRALLISGSNMSGKSTLMRTVGINTVLAMAGAPVRARRLQLTPLHVGASILVNDSLQEGSSRFYAEIRRLRHICDLAEQHPPVLFLLDELLQGTNSKDRLIGAQAVVRELIDSGAIGIVSTHDLALTDMHHLGEGRLQNMHLQDEIEDGKMKFDFKLRDGVVTKSNGVELMRLIGLKV from the coding sequence GTGATAATAACCACTGTGCCCGCTCCCATCGCCTCCTCGCCGTCAGAAGAATATAGCCAACGTCAGCAGGCCCGCGAAGCCGCCGTCGTGCACTTTGAAAAGGTGCACCGCTCGCTCGGAAATCTCCGTCTTCTCCTCGTCATGGCCGCACTGTTTCTCGCCTGGTGGTCCCTCTATCGGCACGCTGTCTCCGCGTGGTGTCTTCTCCTCCCAGCCGCAGCGTTCGTCGCCGTCGCCGCCTATCATGCAAAGATACTTCGCAGACAATCGCAGGCCCAGCGCGCCGCCGACGTCTACCGCAAGGGAATAGCGCGCATCGAAGACCGCTGGATCGGCACCGGCCAGCAGGCCCCCCGTGCCGAAGCTGCCACCAGCCTCTACGCAACTGACCTTGATCTCTTTGGAGAAGACAGTCTGTTCGAGCTTCTCTCCCAGGCCCGCACCTGCATGGGCGAAGACACGCTCACGCATTGGCTCCTCTCTCCGTCTCCGGTTGGCGAAATCCGCGAGCGCCATGCCGCCATTGCCGAACTTCGCAGCCGCCTCGATCTCCGCGAAGACATCGCCGTTCTCGGTGAAGACGGCGAAAAGCTGAAGACCGGGGTCCACCCCAAGGCCCTTCTGCATTGGGCTGAACAGCCAATTCAGTTGAAGCAACAAAGCCTGCGCTGGACTGCTCTCCTACTCGCCATACTCGCAATCGCCGGAGCCATCGTCTGGGGCGAGACAGGAATCAAGACGCCATTCTTCCTCGTTCTCGTCATCGAGGCATTCATCGCCTTTTCGCTCAAAGCACAACTGAACAAAGTCTTCAGCGGAACCGACCGCGCCCTCGCAGACCTGCAACTTCTATCCTCCCTATTGGCTCGTATCGAACGCGAACCATTCCACTCTCCCCGGCTGCAAGCCCTCAAACAGGACCTCTCCTCGCACACCATCTTCGGCTCAAAGGCGATCGCGCACCTCAAAACAATCGTCCAGTACATCGAATCACGCGACAACTTCTTCGTCCGTCTGCTCGACGTCCCTCTCATGTACTCCGTGCAAGTCGCCTTTGCCGCAGAAGCATGGCGCAATGCCCACGGCAAGGCAGTCGGCTCATGGCTAAGCGCCGTCGGCGAAATCGAAGCACTCCTCTCCATCGCCACCTACAGCTACGAGCACCCCACAGACCCCTTCCCCGAATTCCTCGAAGGGTCGCCCTCCTTCCACGCCGAAGAGCTTGGACATCCTCTCATCCCGGCTGCAAAGTGCGTCCGCAATACCGTCAGCATCAGCGGAAAAACGCGAGCGCTACTGATCAGCGGCTCCAATATGTCCGGCAAGAGCACGCTCATGCGCACCGTCGGCATAAACACCGTCCTCGCCATGGCGGGTGCACCCGTCCGCGCTCGGCGCCTGCAACTGACGCCTCTCCACGTAGGCGCAAGCATCCTCGTCAACGACTCGCTCCAGGAAGGCAGTTCCCGCTTCTACGCCGAGATCCGCCGCCTGCGCCACATCTGCGACCTCGCCGAGCAGCACCCACCCGTCCTCTTCCTTCTCGACGAACTCCTCCAGGGCACCAACTCCAAAGACCGCCTCATCGGCGCCCAGGCCGTCGTGCGCGAATTGATCGACAGCGGCGCAATCGGCATCGTCAGCACGCACGACCTCGCCCTCACCGACATGCACCATTTGGGCGAAGGTCGCCTGCAAAACATGCACCTGCAGGACGAGATCGAAGACGGCAAGATGAAGTTCGACTTCAAGCTGCGCGACGGCGTCGTCACTAAAAGCAATGGAGTGGAACTAATGCGATTGATTGGCCTCAAGGTCTGA
- the ispD gene encoding 2-C-methyl-D-erythritol 4-phosphate cytidylyltransferase: MRVFVILPAAGIGTRMAAHGAMAVAPKQFLEISGVPVLVRSVQAFLAVPKVDAVYVAVRAQEKDRLEAQMKEYKLGDRVHMVEGGNNRQESVGNALAALECAEDDVVLVHDAVRPLIDPATIERTIEAVVKHGAAIVGLPAVDTIKQVERTADGAIVTSTIPRERVVLAQTPQGARFGLLRRAFKEAEADGFAGTDEASVLERARIEVAVVAGSARNFKITQPGDIELAEFYLRGHSDLRG; encoded by the coding sequence ATGCGAGTTTTTGTGATTCTTCCGGCAGCAGGTATAGGGACGCGGATGGCCGCGCATGGAGCGATGGCCGTTGCGCCGAAGCAGTTTCTCGAGATTAGCGGCGTGCCGGTACTGGTGCGTTCGGTGCAGGCGTTTCTTGCGGTACCGAAGGTGGACGCGGTCTATGTCGCGGTGCGGGCGCAGGAGAAGGATCGCCTGGAGGCCCAGATGAAGGAGTACAAGCTGGGCGATCGGGTGCATATGGTCGAGGGTGGCAACAATCGGCAGGAGTCGGTGGGCAATGCACTGGCGGCGCTGGAGTGCGCCGAGGACGATGTGGTGCTGGTGCATGACGCGGTGCGTCCGCTGATTGATCCGGCGACGATTGAGAGGACGATTGAAGCGGTGGTGAAGCACGGCGCGGCGATTGTAGGATTGCCCGCGGTGGACACGATCAAGCAGGTAGAGCGGACGGCCGATGGGGCGATTGTGACGTCGACCATTCCTCGGGAGCGCGTGGTGCTGGCGCAGACTCCGCAGGGAGCTCGTTTTGGCCTGTTGCGCCGGGCTTTTAAGGAAGCCGAGGCGGATGGATTTGCCGGAACCGACGAGGCAAGTGTGTTGGAGCGGGCTAGGATTGAGGTCGCCGTGGTGGCTGGCTCGGCGCGGAATTTTAAAATTACGCAGCCGGGGGACATTGAGCTGGCGGAGTTTTATCTGCGCGGCCACAGTGATTTGCGTGGATAA
- the ispF gene encoding 2-C-methyl-D-erythritol 2,4-cyclodiphosphate synthase, which translates to MGMRIGYGFDSHAFKAGVPLVIGGLAIEHSEGLAGHSDGDVLLHAITDALLGAVSAGDIGTFFPPSDPRWKGAASSVFLKTALEEVATSGYRIVNIDTVLVMARPKIVPIAGELRESVAGLLGVQPGEVGIKAKTPEGLNQDHVAVAHAMVLLESLSVPEPVKKLSATADVDEVNQVVESLVEGVRDTSALGRKRPAFDADDLT; encoded by the coding sequence ATGGGTATGAGAATTGGATATGGGTTTGACTCGCACGCGTTCAAGGCGGGCGTACCGCTTGTGATTGGCGGGTTGGCAATCGAGCATAGCGAAGGGCTGGCCGGCCACTCGGACGGTGATGTGCTGCTTCATGCCATTACGGATGCGCTACTGGGTGCGGTTTCGGCGGGCGATATCGGAACGTTCTTTCCTCCGAGCGATCCCCGCTGGAAGGGCGCAGCTTCGAGCGTGTTTTTGAAGACTGCTCTCGAAGAGGTGGCCACGTCGGGATACCGCATCGTCAATATCGACACGGTACTGGTGATGGCGCGGCCCAAGATTGTACCCATTGCAGGCGAGCTGCGGGAGTCCGTGGCGGGGTTGCTGGGGGTGCAGCCGGGCGAGGTGGGCATCAAGGCCAAAACTCCCGAGGGCTTGAATCAGGACCACGTCGCCGTGGCCCATGCGATGGTTCTGCTGGAGAGCCTGTCTGTTCCTGAGCCGGTGAAGAAGTTGTCCGCTACGGCGGATGTCGATGAGGTCAATCAGGTGGTCGAGAGTCTGGTGGAGGGAGTTCGGGATACGTCCGCGCTAGGGCGGAAGAGACCCGCCTTCGATGCAGATGATCTGACTTAG
- a CDS encoding M14 family metallopeptidase has translation MADLFSFMRLSALVLCLGSVGAVAQTVADSSLQPRAATACVPSGDATWLTPAEKSCYATTPDYDDTMAYLRRVQAAAPGQVKIEGFGKTGEGRELNIVIASRDGIFDPAAIHAAKRPIVLVQNSIHAGEMDGKDACLALFRDMVINKTKAALLDRAVFVFIPMYNADGHERRSPYNRINQDGPAEMGWRGNGTNLNLNRDYLKADTPETRAFMAMFHHWLPDFFVDDHVTDGADYQYDVTFTIDDGPNLPQGTVTWVDDVATPALEKYVDAHGHLAFPTYINLVNDNDPAQGLGFNDDPPRFSTGYMVLEGRPGMLVELHMLKDYKTRVTGNYEILAGLMELMNRDADKVIALNAAADQQADSLGAHPLSNTKFPLALAWGGQTTPVLFRGYKYTRELSAVSGAMWVKYSHEPWNVSLPMQTGYKVTAEAAPPAAYIIPAQWTDVIGVLAAHQVEMKRTTKAWTGNVETYQCTGMTWQEPPFEGRHPTFNGEAAHDPGKFGSCVMIQQKMSYPAGSAVVRLNQRLSRVVMEWLEPVAPDSALQWGFFDSIFEQKEYGEAYVLESLAREMMAKDPKLKEEFEKKVSSDPAFAGDAKARLEFFYDRSPWFASNRVGLYPVGRLNDVEQLGDFK, from the coding sequence ATGGCGGATTTGTTTTCTTTCATGCGGCTGTCAGCGTTGGTTTTGTGTTTGGGATCGGTCGGTGCTGTGGCGCAGACGGTGGCGGATAGCAGTCTTCAGCCGCGTGCGGCTACTGCCTGCGTGCCGAGTGGGGATGCGACGTGGCTGACTCCGGCGGAGAAGAGTTGCTATGCCACCACACCCGACTATGACGACACGATGGCATATCTGCGGCGGGTGCAGGCGGCGGCTCCGGGGCAGGTGAAGATCGAGGGCTTTGGTAAGACGGGTGAGGGGCGCGAGCTAAATATTGTGATCGCCTCCCGCGACGGGATTTTTGATCCGGCGGCGATTCATGCGGCGAAGCGGCCAATCGTGCTGGTGCAAAATTCGATCCATGCGGGAGAGATGGATGGCAAGGATGCCTGTCTAGCCTTGTTTCGCGATATGGTGATCAACAAGACCAAGGCCGCGCTGTTGGACCGGGCGGTCTTCGTCTTTATCCCGATGTACAACGCCGACGGGCATGAGCGGCGCAGCCCGTACAACCGTATCAATCAGGATGGTCCAGCTGAGATGGGCTGGCGCGGAAATGGGACGAACCTGAATCTGAACCGCGATTACCTGAAGGCGGATACGCCGGAGACGCGGGCGTTTATGGCGATGTTTCATCACTGGCTGCCGGATTTTTTTGTCGATGACCATGTGACCGACGGGGCGGATTATCAATACGATGTGACCTTCACGATCGACGATGGGCCGAACCTGCCACAAGGCACGGTGACGTGGGTGGATGACGTTGCGACGCCTGCGCTGGAGAAATATGTAGACGCTCATGGTCATCTGGCTTTTCCGACCTATATCAACCTGGTGAATGACAACGATCCCGCGCAGGGATTGGGGTTCAATGACGATCCGCCGCGCTTTTCTACCGGATACATGGTGCTGGAGGGGCGGCCAGGGATGCTGGTCGAGCTGCATATGTTGAAGGACTACAAGACGCGAGTGACAGGGAACTACGAGATTCTCGCGGGCCTGATGGAGTTGATGAACCGTGATGCCGACAAGGTGATTGCGCTGAATGCGGCGGCGGATCAACAGGCCGATAGCTTGGGTGCGCACCCGCTGAGCAATACGAAGTTTCCGCTGGCCTTGGCATGGGGTGGGCAGACGACTCCGGTGCTGTTTCGCGGGTACAAGTACACGCGCGAGTTGAGCGCGGTCTCAGGAGCGATGTGGGTGAAGTATTCGCATGAGCCGTGGAACGTCTCTCTGCCGATGCAGACAGGGTATAAGGTGACGGCGGAGGCAGCTCCTCCGGCGGCCTATATCATTCCGGCGCAGTGGACGGACGTGATTGGTGTGCTGGCGGCTCACCAGGTAGAGATGAAGCGCACGACCAAGGCTTGGACGGGCAACGTCGAGACGTACCAGTGCACGGGGATGACGTGGCAGGAGCCTCCGTTTGAGGGACGGCATCCGACGTTCAATGGCGAGGCCGCGCACGATCCGGGCAAATTTGGGAGCTGCGTAATGATCCAGCAGAAGATGAGTTACCCGGCTGGCTCGGCGGTGGTGCGGCTGAATCAGCGGCTGTCGAGGGTGGTGATGGAGTGGCTGGAACCTGTGGCTCCGGATTCAGCATTGCAGTGGGGATTCTTCGACTCGATCTTTGAGCAGAAGGAGTATGGCGAGGCCTATGTGCTGGAGTCGCTGGCGCGGGAGATGATGGCAAAAGATCCGAAGCTGAAAGAAGAGTTTGAGAAGAAGGTGTCGAGCGATCCGGCGTTTGCCGGAGATGCCAAGGCGCGGCTGGAGTTTTTCTATGATCGCTCGCCGTGGTTCGCATCGAACCGTGTGGGACTATATCCGGTGGGCCGATTGAATGATGTAGAACAGCTTGGGGATTTCAAATGA
- a CDS encoding S41 family peptidase — protein sequence MAPRTRRALFIATLFLASCAVLGTFINQKVDAQSATDESTLRDSLHDFTNVYALVEQNYAEHLDSDKIDKAIYDGAIPGMLHTLDPHSSFQDPKAFAQMREDQHGKYYGVGMSIQPQPDPTAKNGLKIVVLAPFEGAPAYKAGIRPGDVIVNVDGKSTEGMDSAAVASLLKGPRNTHVSVTMSREGSPKPLVFDLVREEVSRPSVDLAFMIRPGIGYIHVTNFMETTSREVGDALDKLGDINGLVIDLRGNPGGLLNEAVGMADKFLEKGQIVVSQKGRAFPDQVYRVSHGEEGKKYPIVVLVNRNTASAAEIVSGALQDHDRALIVGETTFGKGLVQTVFQLSENTGLLLTTYHYYTPSGRLIQRNYNGVSLYDYYYVRDDAAKPDKSNLEVKLTDSGRTVYGGGGITPDDAIPDVKANDFQGSLLQHYAFFNFSKHYLATHTVSKDFVVDDAVLQDFKNFLKSQPEPIPYTDADINGVLDWVKESIKSELFTSQFGELEGLKVRADWDPQIAKAITFLPQAQALEDHLAASQKTTLANR from the coding sequence ATGGCTCCCCGCACCCGTCGCGCACTCTTTATTGCCACCCTCTTCCTGGCCAGTTGCGCCGTGCTCGGCACATTTATCAACCAGAAGGTCGATGCCCAGTCGGCGACGGACGAATCCACGCTCCGCGACTCCCTCCATGACTTTACGAATGTCTATGCTCTCGTCGAACAGAACTACGCCGAGCATCTTGACTCCGACAAGATCGACAAGGCCATTTACGATGGCGCCATCCCGGGGATGCTGCATACGCTTGATCCACACTCCAGCTTCCAGGACCCCAAAGCCTTCGCCCAGATGCGCGAAGACCAGCATGGAAAATATTACGGCGTCGGCATGTCGATCCAGCCGCAGCCCGATCCCACCGCGAAGAACGGATTGAAGATCGTAGTTCTCGCCCCCTTCGAAGGCGCGCCAGCTTATAAAGCTGGCATTCGTCCAGGTGACGTGATTGTGAACGTCGATGGAAAATCTACCGAAGGCATGGACTCGGCAGCCGTCGCTTCCCTCCTCAAAGGGCCTCGCAACACCCATGTTTCCGTCACCATGAGCCGCGAAGGCAGCCCCAAGCCGCTCGTCTTCGACCTGGTCCGCGAAGAGGTCTCACGCCCGTCGGTTGATCTTGCCTTCATGATCCGTCCCGGCATCGGCTACATTCACGTCACCAACTTCATGGAGACGACCAGCCGTGAGGTTGGCGATGCTCTGGATAAGCTCGGCGACATCAACGGTCTCGTCATCGACCTGCGCGGCAATCCAGGAGGCCTGCTGAACGAGGCTGTCGGCATGGCGGACAAGTTCCTCGAAAAGGGACAGATCGTCGTCTCGCAAAAGGGTCGCGCCTTCCCCGACCAGGTCTATCGCGTCTCCCACGGCGAAGAGGGTAAGAAGTATCCCATCGTGGTTCTCGTTAATCGCAACACCGCCTCGGCGGCTGAGATTGTCTCAGGCGCGTTGCAGGACCACGACCGCGCGCTGATCGTCGGTGAAACCACCTTCGGCAAAGGCCTCGTCCAAACGGTCTTCCAACTCAGCGAAAACACGGGACTTCTGCTGACCACCTATCACTACTACACACCTTCGGGCCGCTTGATTCAGCGCAACTATAACGGCGTCTCACTCTATGACTACTATTACGTCCGCGACGACGCTGCCAAGCCCGACAAGAGCAATCTCGAGGTCAAGCTCACCGACTCCGGCCGCACCGTCTACGGCGGCGGCGGCATCACGCCGGACGATGCTATCCCGGATGTTAAAGCGAACGACTTCCAGGGAAGCCTTCTCCAGCACTACGCCTTCTTCAACTTCAGCAAGCACTATCTTGCGACGCATACCGTCAGCAAAGACTTCGTGGTTGATGACGCCGTCCTGCAGGACTTCAAGAACTTCCTCAAGTCCCAACCTGAGCCGATCCCGTACACCGATGCCGACATCAACGGTGTACTGGACTGGGTGAAGGAAAGCATTAAGAGCGAACTCTTCACCTCGCAGTTCGGGGAGCTCGAAGGCCTGAAGGTGCGCGCTGACTGGGACCCACAGATAGCCAAGGCAATCACTTTCCTGCCCCAGGCACAGGCGCTCGAAGATCACCTTGCGGCATCGCAAAAAACGACGCTGGCCAACCGCTAG
- a CDS encoding peptidylprolyl isomerase → MTFRISQFAVVLGLSVLALPGVAQAPRYQSPLNVPTAPEPQLSLPTPAPITPNATVVEDVVARVNDQIINRSDVERAQQELAREDQQSNATPAEAAQRQRDLLRDMIDKQLLLSKGKELGLNADAEVIRRLDEIRKQNHLDSMEALEKAAAAQGVSFEDFKANIRDSVITQQVVRDEVGRRLQMTQGQEQAYYDAHKQDFAVPEQVRLSEILIPTAADANDAALAQAKAKADDVEAKIKAGDKFDELAKTYSSGSTAAQGGDLGLYKRGALPKVLEDQTFDLQPGQVTAPIRTRQGFVILKVTEHQAAGTPPLKEVEPQVQEAMYMEQLQPALRAYLTKLREDAFIDLAPGFVDSGASANETKPQFTAYAPPVSKKMKKVQKKERFDRSNGSGRFAAQGKRSSAPPATAVATSVASVAPAANGKQKKTKKIKREKVRFGQAPRNPLPAGPQETAVGGDVGAGAASASAITAAPGAAMTNSEESASQAADVNPLTPVAPQPTTKTRFASREKIVIAEKKAARRRKAKEKAAATPEGPTALESADRTTQSAPLGLNGDTAKKKKKVKVKGAKKERLENKPKPSTAPPPPPAPTVNPSLGEGLGTAPAAAQPSTPPASTTPN, encoded by the coding sequence ATGACCTTTAGAATTTCGCAGTTTGCGGTGGTATTGGGACTTAGTGTGCTGGCATTGCCGGGAGTGGCGCAGGCGCCACGGTATCAGAGTCCTTTGAACGTACCGACGGCACCTGAGCCGCAACTGTCGCTGCCGACTCCGGCTCCTATTACGCCGAACGCCACGGTGGTGGAGGATGTGGTCGCTCGCGTGAACGACCAGATCATCAACCGCAGCGACGTGGAACGCGCGCAGCAGGAACTCGCCCGCGAAGACCAGCAGTCCAACGCCACTCCGGCTGAGGCCGCCCAGCGGCAAAGAGATCTATTGCGCGACATGATTGACAAGCAGTTGCTGCTGTCCAAAGGCAAGGAACTGGGCCTGAACGCAGATGCTGAGGTCATTCGCAGGCTGGACGAGATTCGCAAGCAGAACCACCTCGATTCCATGGAGGCGCTTGAAAAGGCCGCAGCAGCGCAGGGCGTTTCGTTTGAAGATTTCAAGGCGAATATCCGTGACAGCGTCATCACCCAGCAGGTAGTGCGCGACGAAGTTGGACGGCGCCTGCAAATGACGCAAGGGCAGGAGCAGGCCTATTACGACGCTCATAAGCAAGACTTCGCCGTTCCCGAGCAGGTTCGTCTGAGCGAGATCCTGATTCCTACAGCCGCTGACGCAAATGACGCTGCGCTGGCGCAGGCCAAGGCGAAGGCCGACGATGTCGAAGCGAAGATCAAGGCGGGCGATAAATTCGACGAGTTGGCGAAGACCTACTCCAGTGGGTCGACGGCTGCTCAGGGCGGCGACCTGGGTCTGTACAAACGTGGCGCGTTGCCCAAAGTTCTGGAAGACCAGACCTTCGATCTACAGCCCGGCCAGGTAACTGCTCCTATCCGAACCCGTCAGGGCTTTGTCATCCTGAAGGTGACCGAGCATCAGGCTGCGGGAACTCCACCTCTCAAAGAAGTCGAGCCGCAGGTTCAGGAAGCGATGTACATGGAGCAGTTGCAGCCTGCACTGCGGGCTTATCTTACGAAGTTGCGCGAGGATGCCTTCATCGACCTTGCTCCGGGATTCGTAGACTCCGGTGCGAGCGCCAATGAGACGAAGCCCCAATTTACGGCCTATGCTCCACCCGTCTCCAAGAAAATGAAGAAGGTCCAGAAAAAGGAACGGTTCGACCGAAGCAATGGCAGTGGTCGGTTTGCGGCACAGGGCAAGCGGTCGAGTGCTCCGCCTGCAACGGCTGTCGCGACTTCGGTAGCGTCGGTTGCGCCTGCAGCCAATGGCAAGCAGAAGAAGACGAAGAAGATCAAACGCGAGAAGGTCCGCTTCGGACAGGCTCCTCGCAATCCTTTGCCCGCCGGACCGCAGGAGACAGCGGTGGGCGGCGACGTCGGTGCCGGAGCTGCATCCGCTTCGGCCATCACTGCCGCTCCGGGCGCAGCCATGACGAACAGCGAAGAGAGCGCCTCCCAGGCGGCCGATGTCAATCCGCTTACGCCAGTCGCACCCCAGCCCACCACGAAGACCCGGTTCGCCTCTCGCGAGAAGATCGTAATCGCAGAAAAGAAGGCAGCCCGAAGGCGAAAGGCCAAAGAAAAGGCGGCAGCGACGCCGGAAGGACCAACTGCCCTGGAAAGTGCGGACCGGACGACGCAGTCCGCTCCTCTAGGTCTAAATGGTGATACGGCAAAGAAGAAGAAAAAGGTGAAGGTCAAGGGAGCAAAGAAGGAACGGCTGGAGAATAAGCCGAAGCCTTCGACGGCACCCCCTCCGCCGCCCGCGCCGACGGTGAATCCGTCGCTTGGCGAAGGTCTGGGAACGGCTCCGGCGGCTGCGCAACCAAGCACGCCACCCGCGTCCACAACGCCGAACTAG